TTAAACAAGTATTACGCAGTCAGCCGCCCCAGCACGATCGTTTGGCGTCCATCCCGACGGGTTGCTTCCCACACGTGACCTGGCGTGCTCGTTCTCCCCGTCGGCGGGCGCAGCCAACCACATTTTCGGAGGGGCCGCCGCCCACCTGACGCAACCACCCACCCAAGCTCGGCGGCCCCTCCGAAAATGTGGTTCCCTTCAGGGCGCCGACGGGGAGAACGAGCAAGCCCCGGAAGACCCGACCCCGCACGCAACCGCCGCCCGCACCCCTATGCACACCGATTGGCATCCACGCGCCCCCTCCCTTGAGGTCGCCCTCCGCGCAGGAGCGCCCGCCGCGCAGGCGAAAAACCCAACCACCCCCTGACGCAACAACCAAGAGACGCAACCACTTCTCCACCGCAACACCCAGAAAACCCAACCACCCACCCAACTCAGCAACCAGGAGACCCGACCACCTCCCCAACGCAACCAACAGAAACCGCAGCCACCCCAACGCACCCCCGACCCCCAACTCCACCGCACCACTCAGAAGACGCACCCCCCACCTCACGCCCCCGACCGCACGCATTTGGCCGTATAGGTCCATGACTCCCAGGACTGGATCAGGACTAGACCAGGGCTACACCAGGGCTCAGGACGGCAGATGCGGATGGAGGGTGTGCTGGCTGCGCGCCGCCCTGGTCCAGCAATGCACGCACAGCCGCACCGGGGTGTCGGGATGCAGCGTGCTCACGGCCGTACGGCCGCAGCCGCCGCATCTGCCGAACGTGGCCGGCACGAACATCGCCAGCAGGCCGAGGCCGACGGCCAGGGTCGACAGGGCCAGCGCCAGCGCCACCAGTGCGTCGCTCATGATCTCCACGACCATCACCGACACCGCCTTCCATGATGCTTGTCATGGACAACATATGCATCATACAACTATTTCATCCAGCGAGCGAACCATTCGGTCATCGCGGCCTCGACCCGGGCGGCGTCGGCGGTCTGTGGGGCGGCGTCGTCACCAGGCGGTTCGGCCAGCGCGTGGGCCATGCCGGGGATGGTCACCAGCGAGACCCGGTCAGCCGGGAGTACGTCGCGGCTGAGCGTCTGCCACAGCTTCTCGGCCGGCTCGGTGACCGCCGGCGTGTCCTTCTCCCCCACGATGATCCGTACGGCGGCCGCCTTCGGCCCGAACTCCGCGGCGCGCGCGAGCAGATCCCAGCGCGCCGCGATCTTCCGCGCGGTGTCGTGCCAGTCGTACGTGACGCCGAACAACTTCTCGTTGGCCGCGACGATCGAGGCCAACTGCACCATCGGACTCACGACGGCCAAGGCGGACACCTCGACATCGGTCTCCAGCAAGGAAAGCATGGCGACACCGGAGCCGGACGATCCACCGAACATGCCGATCGGCCGCTCGTCGACACCGAGCTGCGAGCGTACGGCGGCCAGCGCGGCCGGAAACTCCGCGACCGCCTGCTCGACCATCGCGCCGTAGTTGTTGACGACCGCGTCCTCGTACGCGAGCCGCATGACCTCGTCGTGGCCGCCGGCCGGCAGCCGGCTGCCGTGCAGCGGCAGGCCGAAGTAGACCCGCCAGGCCGGCAGCTGCGCCATCGGCAGCGCGGCGGCCATCGCGGCCTCGGTACGCGGTGGATCGGAGAGGTGCCAGCCGACGATCAGGCTGGGGTTGTCGCCGGTGTCGTGCGGCGGCAAAGCGAGATACGGCACTCCGGCCGCGGTTCCAGTCATCATGTCGACGATCCAATCGCCATAAGTATCCGCTGGCCAACAGCCATCTGGCGGCAGTGACAACCTATGGTTGTCGAGTGGACGTCGATCTCGGCCAGGTGCGAGCGTTCGTCGCGGTCGCCGACCAGCTGCACTTCGGCCACGCGGCGGCCCGGCTGTTCCTCACGCAGCAGGCGCTGTCGAAGCGGGTCAAGCGGCTGGAGCAGGTGGTCGGCGCCGAGCTGTTCACCAGGACCGTACGGTCGGTCGCGCTCACGCCGGCCGGAGAGCGGTTTCTGCCATACGCGCGCGACCTGCTGGCGATCGCCGACGCCGCCGCGAAGGCGGTACGCGCGAGCCTGCCGCCGCTGCGCGTCGACGTGTGGGGCCAGGTGCATCCGCCGATGCGGATGGTCCGCGAGATCGGCAGCGAGGCGGCGATCTCGTACAGCATGCGCCGCAACGACCAGCACGCGCTCACCGCGCTGCGCCGCGGCGAGCTCGATCTCGCCTTCGTCGGCGCGGCGTCGGCGCAGCCGGACGGCGTGCTGACTTTCGCCAGGCTCTGCGAGGAGCCGATGGCCGCGCTCGTCCACGTCGACAACCGGCTGGCGTCACTGGAGGTCTGCACGGTCGACGACCTGCGCGCCACCGGCCTGTGGTTTCCCGACCTCTCGGTCGTTCCCGAGCTGGAGCGGTTTTTCCATGAGTACGCCCAAAACGCCGGCATTCCGTACCAGGTCGGCGAGGCCAACCTGAGCCTGCGCGACGGACTCGCGGTCATGGCGGACAGACCGGAGCTGGTGACCGTGCTCGGAGCCGACTGGGATCTCGGCGACGTGCCGATGCTGCGCCGCGTGCCGCTCGAGCCGGCGCCGGCCTACGAGTGGTGGATGGCCTGGCGTACGCGCGACCGCAATCCGGCGCTGGCCGCGCTCCTCAGCCGGCTACGCTAGCTGACAGGGTCGTACGACCCGGCGACTTTCCTTGAGCAGCAACGAAAGCAGCGGATTGGCGCTGTGCAGTGGCCAGGCCAGCGCGAGCTGCAGCGGCGCCGCATCGATCAGCGGCAGCCAGGTCAGTCGCGGATACGGGAAGTAGGTGGCGGTGGAGGCCGGCGCGATCCAGCTGCCGCGGCCGGCGGCGACCAGCTGCAGGCACTCCTCCGGCGTACGCCCCTCCGGGCCGACGACCGCGCCACGGCCGTCCGGCCGCGGATCGATGAACCAGAACCGTACGACCGCCTCCGGCATGCCATGGCGCGGTCCGACGATCGGCTCGTCGGCGAGGTCGGCGATGCTCAGCTCGCCGCGACCGGCCAGCGGATGGTCCGGGTGCAGCGCGACCATCCGCGGCTCGTCGATCAGCACATGACAGGTGAAGCGCGGGTCGTCGCCGATCGGCAGCCACAGGAACGCGGCGTCGGCGGCACCGCTGGCCAGCGACGCCAACTCGTCCGGCAGCGTGTTCATGGCCAGCGGTTCGATCACGATGTCCGGCGCGTCCTTGCGCATCGCGGTTTCCACATCCGGCAGGAAATGCGCCGTGCTCTGGGCTTTGAACGCGATCCGCAGCCGGCCGGAGCGGCCCTCGCCGACCAGACGTGCCTCGCTCAGCATGGTCTCGGCCGCCTCCACCAGCGCGGCCCCCTGCTTGGCCACCACCTCGCCGGCCGGGGTCAGCTCGACGCCTTGCGCGTGCCTGCGCAGCAGTGGCGTGCCGACGATCCGCTCGAGCTGGCGGATCTGTCCGCTGACCGCCTGTTGCGTCATGCTGAGCCGGCTGGCCGCGCGGGTCATGCTGCCCTCCTCGGCCACCGCGAGAAGCGCGTCCACGAGCCGCAGACTCAGATCCACGCCGCAATCTTGCCACAACGTCCGCTTGTCGCGGTCCCCGAGAATCGTTGTTTCCGCATCGGTCGTCACCGCCGGATCATGAATACATGTCGCTCGAAGGAAAAACCGCGTTGGTCACCGGTTCGTCGAAAGGACTCGGCCGCGCCATCGTCGGCAAGCTCGCGTCCCAGGGCGCCAACGTCGTCATCAACTATTCGCGGGACAAGGCCGCCGCCGACCAGGTACGCGACGAGGTCGCCAGCAAAGCGCTGACCGTACGCGCCGACGTGTCCAATGTGGACGACATCCAGCGGCTTTTCGCCGAGGCCGTCGACGAATTCGGCGGCATCGACATCGTGGTCGCCAACGCCGGCAGGGAAAAGGTCAACATCCCGGTCGCCGAGGTGACCGAGGAGGATTTCGACCAGCTCTTCCTGATCAACACCAAGGGACCGTACTTCGTGCTGCGCGAGGCCGCGCGCCGGATCGCGGACAACGGTCGCATCATCAACATTTCCTCCAACACCACGACCGTTCCACAGGAAGGCGTCGGTCTTTACGGCACCAGCAAGGTCGCTTCCGGCTATCTCGTCCGCGTGCTGGCGCTGGAGCTGGGCCATCGCGGTGTCACCGCCAACTCGATCGTCCCAGGACCGATCGACGGAGCCGGTATTTTCACCGATCCGGCCAACGACGCATACAAACGGAGCCTGATCGACATGGTGCCGATCGGCCGGCTCGGCACGGCGCGGGACGTGGCGGAGATCGCCGCTTTCCTGGCCTCCGACGCCGGCGGCCTGATCACCGGACAGCAGATCGTCGCCGATGGCGGAATGCATTGAAGGAGAGTTTCATGAAAGCAGTTCAAGCACAGACGGCCGGAGCGCCGTTCGTCGTCACCGAGCTGGACGTGCCGGAGCCGAAACGCGACCAGGTGCGGGTGAAGGTCGCCGCCTGCGGCATCTGCGGTGGCGACGCGATCCCCCGGCTCGGCCTGTTCGGCGTCCAGCTGCCGCGCGTGCCCGGCCACGAGATCGCCGGTGTCGTCGACGCGGTCGGCGAGGACGTACGGCTGTGGAAGGCTGGCGACCGTGTCGGCGTCGGCTGGTCCGGCGGCAGCGACCTGACCTGCGAGTTCTGTCGGCGCGGCGACTTCACCAACTGCGTCGGCCGGACCATCGTGGGCACCTCGTACGACGGCGGCTACGCCGAATACATGGTCGCGCCGCAGGACGCCGTCGCGCGCATCCCCGACGGCCTGGAGTTCGCCGAGGTTGCGCCGCTGATGTGCGGCGGCATCACCGCCTTCAACGCGCTGCGCCACTCGCCGGCCCGTCCCGGTGACACGGTCGCCGTACAAGGTGTCGGCGGTGTCGGCCACCTGGCCATCCAGTTCGCCGACAAAATGGGGTTTCGCACCATCGCTATCAACCGCGGCCGGGAGAAGGAGGAGCTGGCTCGCCGGCTTGGCGCCGACGAATACGTCGACAGCAACGAAGGCAGTGCCGGCGAGGCCGTACGCGGGCACGGCGGCGCGGCCGTCATCCTCGCCACCGTCGACCACGCGGACCTGCAGTCCGACCTGGTCAGCGGCCTGCGGCCGAACGGCAGGCTGATCGTGCTGGAGGGCCAGCAGCCGATCCAGGTGACCGGCCACGCGCTGGCCAACGACCGGATCGACGTCGGCGGCTGGTACAGCGGCGTCGCGGCCGACAGCGAGGACACGCTCAACTTCGCCGTCCTCAAAGGCGTACGGCCGATCGTCGAGACGTTCGCGTTGGAGGAGGCGGAGTACGCCTTCAGCAACCAGAGCAAGATCAACATCCGGCCGGTTCTGCTTACCGGCTGACTGCGGGTAGGTTCGGCTGTGTGAGCGCATCGACCGCGGCCAAACTGATGGTCCAGTGCCTGGAATCCGAAGGCGTCACCGTCGTCTTCGGCATTCCCGGCGAGGAGAACATCCATTTCACCCAGGCATTGGACGCGTCCGGCATCCGCTATGTCCTCACGCGACACGAGCAGGCCGCCTCCTTCATGGCCGAGATGTACGGCCGGGTCACCGGCTCGGCCGGTGTGATGTCGGCGACCCTCGGACCAGGCGCGATCAACCTGCAGCTGGGCGTCGCCGACGCGACCACCAACAGCACGCCGGTGGTCGCGCTGTCCGCGCAGGTCGGCCATGACCGCGACTACAAGGAGTCGCACCAGTTCGTGGACCTGGTGTCGATGTTCGCGCCGATCACCAAATGGTCGGCGAGCATGCCGTCGCCGCGTGCCATCCCGGAGATGTTCCGCAAGGCCTTCAAGGTCGCCGAAACCGAGCGCCCCGGCGCGGTTTACCTTGCCATTCCGGAAGATGTCGACGAAGCCGCCGCCGAGCCGGGGCTGAAACCGTTGCCGCGCAATGTCGTACGCGCCGAGGCTCCGTCGCCGGCGCAGCTGCGGCGTGCCGCCGATCTGTTTCGTCAGGCCAAAAAGCCGATCATCCTGGCCGGCCATGGCGCCGCGCGTAACGACGCCGGCAAGGCGTTGGCAGCGTTCGCCGACCGGTTCGGCGTGCCGGTCGCCACGAGTTTCCACGGCAAAGGCGTCGTGCCGGACGACCATCCGTACGCGATCGGCACGATCGGATTCATGCGGCACGACTATGTCAACTTCGGGTTCGACGACGCCGATCTGGTCATCGCGGTCGGCTATGAGCTGCAGGAGTTCGACCCGGTGCGGATCAATCCGCAGGCGGACAAGAACATCATCCACATCCACCGCTTTCCGGCCGAGGTCGACGCGCATTACTCGATCGACGTCGGCATCGAAGGCGACCTCAGTTCGTCGCTGGACGCACTCGCGGCCCAGTTGGACGGCTATCAGCCACCGACCTGTCCGCCGCCGCGGGTGCGCGCGTTGCTGGACGAGGAACTGCGGCGCGGCGAGGCTGACGACCGGTTTCCGCTGGCACCGCAACGAATTGTCGCCGACACACGCGCCGCGCTCGGCCGCGACGACGTGGTGCTGGTCGACACCGGTGCGCTGAAGATGTGGATGGCGCGGCTCTATCCGACGTACGCGCCCAACACCTGCCTGATCTCCAACGGCCTGTCCACGATGGGCTTCGCGTTGCCAGGAGCGCTCGGCGTACGGCTGGCCAGGCCGCAGACCAAGGTGTTGGCGGCCGTCGGCGACGGCGCTTTTCTCATGCATTCCCAGGAAATCGAGACGGCCGTACGCGAGAACATCCCGCTGGTGGTGCTGGTCTGGGAGGACAACGGCTATGGCCTGATCGAGTGGAAGATGGACCTGGAGCTCGGAAAACACAGCAATGTCGCGTTCGGCAACCCGGATGTCGTGCGATATGCCGGAAGTTTCGGCGCGAAGGGCTATCGGATCGGCTCCGCCGGCGAGCTGTTGCCGACGCTGCGCAAGGCACTGGCCGACGACGGCGTGTCGGTGATCGCGTGCCCGGTGGACTATTCGGAAAACCTGCGGCTGACCACTCGCCTCGGCGAGCTGGACGCCGTTCTGTAAGAAGGAGAGCGCAATGAGTGATGTGGACGGCGGCATCATCGGCCGGATCGACGAGCTGATCGCCGAGGAGCACGAGCTGCGCCGCACCGCGGTCGGCCAGGGCGCGGACGCGGACACGCAGAGCCGGCTCAAGCAGATCGAGGAGCAGCTCGACCAGTGCTGGGACCTGCTCCGCCAGCGCCGGGCCCGCGCCGAGTTCAACCAGGACCCGGACGAGGCCGAGGTGCGTCCGGTCTCCGAGGTCGAGTCCTACCGCCAGTAGCGCCAGCCGCGGCGCGCGATCGGATGCCGCCGTCGCCAGGTTCCCTCATTGGCGACTCTAGACAGAGCGTCTAACGCTGGACACTTCGTCTAGAACGCGCGATCGATGAGCCTCCGGCCCGCGCCGTACAACTTGGGTGAATGGTTGCGTCGCGTAAGCGGCAGCCCCGGCGCGAACGTACTCAAGCAAAGCTCGTCGACAGCGAGAACGGGCAAACCGGACTCCTGAGGCAAGTAATGCTGTTGGGACTACTCGCCAGCCAGCCTCTGGTCAAGACTGATATTGACAGTGAACTGTCAGTTGGCAGTACGCTGTCAGATGTGCGTACCGAGATGAGGCGTGTCCGGAAGGCCGGTCCGGCGGCGATGGCCGAGCTGCAACAACGCCGGTTGCGAGAGCTCGAGGCGTACGCGCGCGAGCACTCCGCCGTCTATCGCGAGCGACCGGCGGTGACCAACAAGAAGCTGCTGATGGAGCACTTCGACGAGTGGGTCACCGATCCGGCGGTGACGCTGGCCAAGGTCAGCGAGTTCGTCAGGGATCCGGAGCTGGCGGGCACACCGTTCCTTGGCACGTACACGGTGGCGACCACCTCCGGCACCACCGGCAGTCCGGGGATTTTCGTCAAGGACAAGCAGGACGTGGCGGTCAATCTGGCGCGCAGCTCGGCGATGATGGCCGGCTGGCTGGATGCCGGCGACCTGGCGAAAATCGTCGCGCGCGGCGGCCGGCTGGCGGTGGTGGCGGCGACCGGCGGGCATTTCATGGTGAGTGCCGGCATCGGCCACCTGCGCGCCAACTGGCTCGCCCGGCGGATGGTGCGGCTGTTCTCGGTGCACGATCCGCTGCCGGAGCTGGTCGCCGCGCTCAACGAGTTCCAGCCGGCGATCCTGATGGGATACGGCAGCCTGATGGCGTCGCTGGCGGCCGAGCAGGAGGCCGGGCGGCTGCACATCTCGCCGGTGTTGGTCGAGCCTGCCGGCGAGGCCGTGCCAAGCCGCGAGCGGATGTCCGCGGCGTTCCAAGCGAAAGTACGCGACACGTACGGCTGCACCGAGTGTCCCTACCTGACCGACGGCTGCGCTCACGGCTGGTATCACGTCAACACCGACTGGGCGATTGTCGAGCCGGTGGACGAAAACTACGAGCCGGTGCCGCCAGGAGTCCAGTCGCACACCGTACTCATCAGCAACCTGGCCAACCACGTCCAGCCGATCCTGCGCTATGACCTCGGCGACAGCGCGCTTTTCCGGCCGGACCGCTGCGAATGCGGCAATCCCCTGCCGGCGCTGCGCGTCCGCGGCCGCGCCGCCAACGTGTTGACTTTCGCCGACGCCACCGGCAATTCCGTGACGATCCCGCCGCTCGCGCTCACCACGCTGGTCGATGCCACTCCTGGCGTACGGCTCTACCAGATCGTCCAGACCGCGCCGGACACGGTCCGCATCCGGCTGCGCGGCGACGCCGTGTCGCAGGTGCAGACCGCGGTGAGCCGTTTCCTCGCCGAGCGCGGACTGGCCGCGGTGAAGGTCGTCATGGCCGACGAGCCGCCGGAGCGGTCCGTCGGCGGCAAGGTGCGGACGGTGGTGCCGCTGTGACCGGCCTCCGCGAGCTGAAGAAGGCACGTACCAAGGCCGAAATCCAGCGCCAGGCCGTGCGTCTGTTCGCCGACCAGGGCTATGCGGAGACGACGATGGAGCAGATCGCGGCCGCCGCGGAGGTCTCACCGAGCACGGTTTTCCGCTATTTCGCGACAAAGGAAGATCTGGTGGCATTCGGCGACTTCGCGCCGCTGATCGAGCTTTTCCAGTCGCAGCCCGCACAGCTGCCGCCACTTGCCGCACTCCGCGTCGCATTCCGCACGGCGTTCGCCAGCCACACCTCGCCGGAGCTGCTCGACAGCCAGCTCGCACTGGTCGTCGCGGTGCCGGAACTGTGGGCCGCGTCCCTGGCGACGATCACCGCGCGCATGGACCTGTTGGCGACGGCGATCGCGCACCGCACCGGCGACGACGCCGACTCGGCCGAGGTGCGTACCATCACCGGCGCCGCACTCGGCGTGTTTTTGGCCGTGGCGTTCGCCAAACGCCGCCAACCAAAGCTGGACATTGCCGCCGCTTTGGACGAATCCTTCGCATTGTTAGCGAACAGTGACCACGCGGACCGTACGACCGCCGGCGAACCGCCGGTCGACTAGCTTTCGGGCACCACTGGTCTCGGAAAACGTTTACTCGCCGCCGCCAATGCGATACAACGTTGTACAACCCGAGGTCGGAGGCCTGCATGAGACTGCTCGCGTACGTGATGGCCGCCTTGCTGGCGGCCACTCTGGTCACCCCGCCGGCGCCGGCGGCGGCACACAGCCGCGGCACGTTCCGCAATCCGGTCGTGCTGAACGCCGCCGATCCGCAGATCAGCTTCACCGGCGGCTATTACTACCTGCTGCGCACCGAAGGCGACGGCATCTCGATCATCCGGTCGGCATCGATCACCGGCCTCAGCGCGGCCACGCCGCACCGCGTCTGGACCGGCTCCGCCGACGCGCCGAGCCGCTGCTGCAACATCTGGGCTCCGGAACTGCACCGGATCAACGGCAAATGGTATGTGTACTACACCGCCGACGACGGCATCATCGACCACCA
The nucleotide sequence above comes from Fodinicola acaciae. Encoded proteins:
- a CDS encoding alpha/beta hydrolase family protein, with translation MMTGTAAGVPYLALPPHDTGDNPSLIVGWHLSDPPRTEAAMAAALPMAQLPAWRVYFGLPLHGSRLPAGGHDEVMRLAYEDAVVNNYGAMVEQAVAEFPAALAAVRSQLGVDERPIGMFGGSSGSGVAMLSLLETDVEVSALAVVSPMVQLASIVAANEKLFGVTYDWHDTARKIAARWDLLARAAEFGPKAAAVRIIVGEKDTPAVTEPAEKLWQTLSRDVLPADRVSLVTIPGMAHALAEPPGDDAAPQTADAARVEAAMTEWFARWMK
- a CDS encoding LysR family transcriptional regulator — encoded protein: MDVDLGQVRAFVAVADQLHFGHAAARLFLTQQALSKRVKRLEQVVGAELFTRTVRSVALTPAGERFLPYARDLLAIADAAAKAVRASLPPLRVDVWGQVHPPMRMVREIGSEAAISYSMRRNDQHALTALRRGELDLAFVGAASAQPDGVLTFARLCEEPMAALVHVDNRLASLEVCTVDDLRATGLWFPDLSVVPELERFFHEYAQNAGIPYQVGEANLSLRDGLAVMADRPELVTVLGADWDLGDVPMLRRVPLEPAPAYEWWMAWRTRDRNPALAALLSRLR
- a CDS encoding LysR family transcriptional regulator, with the translated sequence MDLSLRLVDALLAVAEEGSMTRAASRLSMTQQAVSGQIRQLERIVGTPLLRRHAQGVELTPAGEVVAKQGAALVEAAETMLSEARLVGEGRSGRLRIAFKAQSTAHFLPDVETAMRKDAPDIVIEPLAMNTLPDELASLASGAADAAFLWLPIGDDPRFTCHVLIDEPRMVALHPDHPLAGRGELSIADLADEPIVGPRHGMPEAVVRFWFIDPRPDGRGAVVGPEGRTPEECLQLVAAGRGSWIAPASTATYFPYPRLTWLPLIDAAPLQLALAWPLHSANPLLSLLLKESRRVVRPCQLA
- a CDS encoding SDR family NAD(P)-dependent oxidoreductase, coding for MSLEGKTALVTGSSKGLGRAIVGKLASQGANVVINYSRDKAAADQVRDEVASKALTVRADVSNVDDIQRLFAEAVDEFGGIDIVVANAGREKVNIPVAEVTEEDFDQLFLINTKGPYFVLREAARRIADNGRIINISSNTTTVPQEGVGLYGTSKVASGYLVRVLALELGHRGVTANSIVPGPIDGAGIFTDPANDAYKRSLIDMVPIGRLGTARDVAEIAAFLASDAGGLITGQQIVADGGMH
- a CDS encoding alcohol dehydrogenase catalytic domain-containing protein, giving the protein MKAVQAQTAGAPFVVTELDVPEPKRDQVRVKVAACGICGGDAIPRLGLFGVQLPRVPGHEIAGVVDAVGEDVRLWKAGDRVGVGWSGGSDLTCEFCRRGDFTNCVGRTIVGTSYDGGYAEYMVAPQDAVARIPDGLEFAEVAPLMCGGITAFNALRHSPARPGDTVAVQGVGGVGHLAIQFADKMGFRTIAINRGREKEELARRLGADEYVDSNEGSAGEAVRGHGGAAVILATVDHADLQSDLVSGLRPNGRLIVLEGQQPIQVTGHALANDRIDVGGWYSGVAADSEDTLNFAVLKGVRPIVETFALEEAEYAFSNQSKINIRPVLLTG
- a CDS encoding acetolactate synthase large subunit gives rise to the protein MSASTAAKLMVQCLESEGVTVVFGIPGEENIHFTQALDASGIRYVLTRHEQAASFMAEMYGRVTGSAGVMSATLGPGAINLQLGVADATTNSTPVVALSAQVGHDRDYKESHQFVDLVSMFAPITKWSASMPSPRAIPEMFRKAFKVAETERPGAVYLAIPEDVDEAAAEPGLKPLPRNVVRAEAPSPAQLRRAADLFRQAKKPIILAGHGAARNDAGKALAAFADRFGVPVATSFHGKGVVPDDHPYAIGTIGFMRHDYVNFGFDDADLVIAVGYELQEFDPVRINPQADKNIIHIHRFPAEVDAHYSIDVGIEGDLSSSLDALAAQLDGYQPPTCPPPRVRALLDEELRRGEADDRFPLAPQRIVADTRAALGRDDVVLVDTGALKMWMARLYPTYAPNTCLISNGLSTMGFALPGALGVRLARPQTKVLAAVGDGAFLMHSQEIETAVRENIPLVVLVWEDNGYGLIEWKMDLELGKHSNVAFGNPDVVRYAGSFGAKGYRIGSAGELLPTLRKALADDGVSVIACPVDYSENLRLTTRLGELDAVL
- a CDS encoding DUF2630 family protein, which produces MSDVDGGIIGRIDELIAEEHELRRTAVGQGADADTQSRLKQIEEQLDQCWDLLRQRRARAEFNQDPDEAEVRPVSEVESYRQ
- a CDS encoding phenylacetate--CoA ligase family protein; the protein is MRRVRKAGPAAMAELQQRRLRELEAYAREHSAVYRERPAVTNKKLLMEHFDEWVTDPAVTLAKVSEFVRDPELAGTPFLGTYTVATTSGTTGSPGIFVKDKQDVAVNLARSSAMMAGWLDAGDLAKIVARGGRLAVVAATGGHFMVSAGIGHLRANWLARRMVRLFSVHDPLPELVAALNEFQPAILMGYGSLMASLAAEQEAGRLHISPVLVEPAGEAVPSRERMSAAFQAKVRDTYGCTECPYLTDGCAHGWYHVNTDWAIVEPVDENYEPVPPGVQSHTVLISNLANHVQPILRYDLGDSALFRPDRCECGNPLPALRVRGRAANVLTFADATGNSVTIPPLALTTLVDATPGVRLYQIVQTAPDTVRIRLRGDAVSQVQTAVSRFLAERGLAAVKVVMADEPPERSVGGKVRTVVPL
- a CDS encoding TetR/AcrR family transcriptional regulator, which translates into the protein MTGLRELKKARTKAEIQRQAVRLFADQGYAETTMEQIAAAAEVSPSTVFRYFATKEDLVAFGDFAPLIELFQSQPAQLPPLAALRVAFRTAFASHTSPELLDSQLALVVAVPELWAASLATITARMDLLATAIAHRTGDDADSAEVRTITGAALGVFLAVAFAKRRQPKLDIAAALDESFALLANSDHADRTTAGEPPVD